DNA from Acetobacter aceti NBRC 14818:
AGAGGGGGCGTTGACGTGGATGATCAACGGCGACTGGGGCGACGCGTCCAGAGGGGCTGACGCTCCATCAAGCAGGCTGGCCTGAAAGCCACTCGCCGGAATACCCAGCGCCTTGCAGGCTCGCAGCATGATGCGTGCACCTTCGCCCAGACCTGACGCTCTGTTGATCTCTCCTCCAACGAGCAGATGCGCGCCGGCGATCGGCGCCGGATGCTGCGCTTTCGGCGCCAGCCACGCAGTAAGGCCCGCTGCCCCGCGCCTGCGCGGCTCTGCGGGCAGCTTGCGCCAGAGGCTGTGCAAAGGATGATACTCTTTGTCAGAGAGGGGATTCAAATCCAGAAAATCCGCATATTCTCAAAAATTATTCAAATCTTTCAAAGACTTGAATCGATCCCTACCCGTGCCGCAAAAGCTGCGGCACGTCCAGTCGTCACAGACGGTCATCACTGCATGATACGGGATTGCAGCGGACGCCCAGACATGAATACTCTCCCCCCATGGATGACGCCCGCGCCCCCTTCCCGGCTCCACACCCCGGCTCGACCGACAGCGTCGCCATGCTGGGTCACATCGTGTCGTTCAACACGACCAGCACACACTCCAATCTTCCGCTGATCAACTGGATTGGTGAGTGGATGGATGCTCACGGCGTCTTCTGGAAACTCAGCTATAATCCCGAGGAAACCAAGGCCAATCTGCACGCCATCATCGGGCCTCGGACAGCAGGTGGCCTCGCTTTTGCCGGGCATGTCGACACGGTGCCGGTCACAGGACAGCACTGGTCATCCGATCCGTTTCAGCTCCACGAAAGTGGCACCCGACTGACAGCTCGTGGAGCGGCTGACATGAAGGGCTTCGTCGCCTGCATGCTGGCGGCCGTGCCGGATCTGGCGGCCATGGACCTGAAGCGCCCCATCCATATGCTCTTCACCCATGACGAAGAGATCACCTGCAATGGCGCACGCATCGCCATGCAGCAGGCGCAGGCAGATCATCTCCTGCCGTCATGGTGTGTTGTGGGTGAACCGACTCTCATGCTGCCGGTCATCGGTCACAAGGGGCGTCTGTCGGTACGTCTGACTGCTCGCGGCAAGGCTGGTCATTCGGCTTATCCCGAGGAGGGCGTGAACGCGCTCCATGCGCTTGGTGAGGCCATGGCGTGGGTTGCCGAGGAAGCGAGGCGCTTTGCCTTCGAAGGACGGCAGGTGGACGGATTCCATCCACCTCACTCCACCATCCAGATTGGGCTGGCCAGCGGTGGTGTCGCTCTCAACATCATCCCCGCCCATGCGGAAGCCGAGATCGAATGGCGCACCGTTCCCGGTGATGACGCGCACGCTCTTCTGGACCGCATGAAGCAGGCGCTGACCAGAACTGACCAGTGGATGAAGAAAGCCTCACCCGAATGCGGACTGACTTTCGAGGTCATCAACGACCTGCCTCCCCTCGTCCTTCCGAACAATGACCCGCTCGCCACGGTGGTCAGGCAGTCCGTTGGAACCAATGCGGAGGGATTCATTTCCTACGGAACGGAAGCCGGCATTTACCAGCAGGCCGGGATGAGGAGCATAGTGTGCGGTCCCGGCAGCATCGAGCAGGCGCATCGACCTGATGAATGGATCGAACGCAGTCAGCTGACGGCCTGCGACCGCTTTCTCCGCGACATGACCCGTCGCGTCTGCCTTGCCGGCACAGCGCCTCTCCCCGCAAACACAATGTGACACCGGATAGCCGCATATCATGGAGCCCCCCACCTCAGGTCGAGACTTTTCAGTCCGCACTACTCCTAAAAAGCGGTTATCCGAGCAGTTACCTCCCACATCGCGCACCCTTCCCTCTCTGCCTATTGAATTGCCGCAACCAGACCTCTCTTACTGGTGCGAAGGAAATGTCGGCATTCCCGGCGTGCATCGCCTGACCGCAGCCCTGCCTGGCCCGCATGTCGCCATCACCGCTCTCATGCATGGAAATGAGTATGCGGGAGCCATTGTCCTTGCCGATCTACTCAGGCGAGGCTTCGTGCCCCGGCGCGGCACATTGTCGCTGATCTTTCTGAATCTGGCTGCATTCGCCCGCTTTTCTCCGCAAAACCCGATCATGTCCCGCTTTGTCGATGAAGACATGAACCGGCTATGGGATACGCCCCCTGCCGGGTCGGCATCGCACTCCAGCGAACAGGCTCGCGTGCGCCAGCTTCTGCCCTATATCGAGACAATCGACAGACTTCTTGATCTGCATTCCATGTTATGGCCTGCCGACCCGCTCATGCTGGCGGGTCCGTCCGAAAAAGGTGTGTCTCTGGCGGCGTCCATCGGCATGCCGCCGCTCATCGTGGCGGATGGCGGACATCGCGCCGGACCGAGACTGATCGATATGACACACTTCACCAGTCCTCATTCTGCGGCGCAGGCCTGTCTGCTGGAGGCCGGTCAACACTGGACATGGGCTGCCCTGAAAACAACTCAGGACACTGTCCGTCAGTTTCTTTCTGTTTCGGAAATAGACAAAGCGAGCGAGCATTCTGAAGAACCACTTACGATTGCCGACGTCACGCATCGGATCACCGCCCACACGGGGCATTTTCGATTCATTCATCCCTTTGCAAGCGGCACTGTCATTCCAGCACGAGGCACCCTCATAGCGCAGGATGGCCCGGATGAAATCCGCACCCCTTACGATCACTGTCTGCTGGTAATGCCGAACTTTCGAACCGCCCGTAATCACACGGCTGTAAGGCTTGCCCGTATTCGATCATGACAGTGGCCTGAAAGAACTTCCTTCAGGCCATTCTCTTTTCGATTACTGCATTCTTTCCTGCGCAGACCGACCTGTTACCAGATTCTCGAACTGCTCGGGTGGCTGCGCCGTAATGCCCCCTGCCGGTTTGGGATAGTGCAGGTTGCCATACTGGAAAACATCAAACGTCATTGTCTCGTCAGGAGTTGGCAGCAGCCTGTCATTCCAGCCGCCTCCTGTTGAGCGGATCAGACCGACAACCGCCTGTTCGGCCCGCACCGCGACTTCAACTTCAGCAATACGCGCATCAAGAGCAGCTTCCTGCGCTACGATCGCCTCAAGATAGTTCGAGAGCCCGCCTTTATACAGCGTCATTGTCATGTTCTGCATG
Protein-coding regions in this window:
- a CDS encoding M14 family metallopeptidase, translating into MEPPTSGRDFSVRTTPKKRLSEQLPPTSRTLPSLPIELPQPDLSYWCEGNVGIPGVHRLTAALPGPHVAITALMHGNEYAGAIVLADLLRRGFVPRRGTLSLIFLNLAAFARFSPQNPIMSRFVDEDMNRLWDTPPAGSASHSSEQARVRQLLPYIETIDRLLDLHSMLWPADPLMLAGPSEKGVSLAASIGMPPLIVADGGHRAGPRLIDMTHFTSPHSAAQACLLEAGQHWTWAALKTTQDTVRQFLSVSEIDKASEHSEEPLTIADVTHRITAHTGHFRFIHPFASGTVIPARGTLIAQDGPDEIRTPYDHCLLVMPNFRTARNHTAVRLARIRS
- the argE gene encoding acetylornithine deacetylase, which produces MDDARAPFPAPHPGSTDSVAMLGHIVSFNTTSTHSNLPLINWIGEWMDAHGVFWKLSYNPEETKANLHAIIGPRTAGGLAFAGHVDTVPVTGQHWSSDPFQLHESGTRLTARGAADMKGFVACMLAAVPDLAAMDLKRPIHMLFTHDEEITCNGARIAMQQAQADHLLPSWCVVGEPTLMLPVIGHKGRLSVRLTARGKAGHSAYPEEGVNALHALGEAMAWVAEEARRFAFEGRQVDGFHPPHSTIQIGLASGGVALNIIPAHAEAEIEWRTVPGDDAHALLDRMKQALTRTDQWMKKASPECGLTFEVINDLPPLVLPNNDPLATVVRQSVGTNAEGFISYGTEAGIYQQAGMRSIVCGPGSIEQAHRPDEWIERSQLTACDRFLRDMTRRVCLAGTAPLPANTM